A portion of the Bubalus kerabau isolate K-KA32 ecotype Philippines breed swamp buffalo chromosome 1, PCC_UOA_SB_1v2, whole genome shotgun sequence genome contains these proteins:
- the LOC129641658 gene encoding lysozyme C, tracheal isozyme, translating to MKALLILGLLLLSVAVQGKKFERCELARTLKKLGLAGYKGVSLANWMCLAEGESSYNTQAINYNPGSKSTDYGIFQINSKWWCNDGKTPKAVNGCGISCSVLLKDDITQAVACAKKIVTQQGITAWVAWKNKCRNRDLTRYVKGCGV from the exons ATGAAGGCTCTCCTTATTCTGGGGCTTCTGCTCCTTTCTGTTGCTGTCCAGGGCAAGAAATTTGAGAGGTGTGAGCTTGCCAGAACTCTGAAGAAACTTGGATTGGCTGGCTACAAGGGAGTCAGCCTGGCAAACT ggatgTGTTTGGCCGAAGGAGAAAGCAGTTATAACACACAAGCTATAAACTATAATCCTGGAAGCAAAAGCACTGATTATGGGATATTTCAGATCAACAGCAAATGGTGGTGTAATGATGGCAAAACCCCAAAAGCAGTTAACGGCTGTGGCATATCCTGCAGTG ttttgctgAAAGATGACATCACTCAAGCTGTAGCATGTGCAAAGAAGATTGTCACTCAGCAAGGCATTACAGCATG GGTGGCATGGAAAAACAAGTGTCGAAACAGAGACCTCACGAGATATGTTAAGGGTTGCGGAGTGTAA